From Punica granatum isolate Tunisia-2019 chromosome 1, ASM765513v2, whole genome shotgun sequence:
TTGATTGTGAAAGCCTTCAAGGATGTTGAAGGAGAGGTGAGCTCTAAGTGTGTTCGCCTTCGAGCCAAGCAAGCTATGCTGGAGATCTTGCTTGAGAGATGCCGTGATGTTTCAGCTTATACTAGGAGTCGAGTTCTTCAGGTCTGGGCTGAACTATGTGAAGTGCATTCGGTTTCAATTGGATTGTGGAATGAGGTCGCAGCAGTTGCTGCGGGAAGACTGGAGGATAAGAGTGCCATTGTGAGGAAATCAGCGTTAAACCTTCTCATTATGATGTTGCAGCATAATCCATTTGGCCCGCAACTTAGGATAGCTCCATTTGAAGCAACTTTGGAGCAGTACAAAAAGAAGCTGGCTGAACAGGAAGAAAATGCCCCTATCAAGAGTGAAGAAGATGATTTACCAACTAACAGTGATAGTTGCAATGCTGATGGAGAAATCGATAATGCGAATGCTGATAATCCGTCTCAGGACCTTGACAGCTTACCCGACAGTTATTTGTCTCAAGAAGCAGTCACTCATAAAGAAAATACTTTGCCAGATGTTGGCAACTTGGAGCAGACCAAGGCCTTGGTAGCATCGCTTGAGGCTGGCCTGAGGTTCTCCAAATGTGTAACCAGCACGATGCCCACCCTTGTACAGTTAATGGCTTCATCTTCGGCCACAGATGTAGAGAACACCATACTGTTACTGATGAGATGCAGACAGTTCCAAATTGATGGCTCAGAAGACTGTCTCAGGAAGATGTTGCCACTGGTAAAAACTTTTATGGTCTACTATATCACAAAATTTTAGATAATCCTTCGAGACAATAGCCATACGTACTCGTTATGACGACTTAAACTGATGGCGTCCAATATCACCTCTCTTGTAGGTGTTCTCCCAGGACAAATCCATCTACGAAGCAGTGGAGAATGCATTTGTGACAATCTACATTAGAAAAAGCCCTGCAGAGACtgctaaaaatttattaaaccTTGCTATTGACTCAAATATTGGCGATCTTGCTGCGCTGGAATTCATTGTTGGTGCGCTGGTATCAAAAGGAGATATATCAAATAGTACGGTGTGTTCCAGTTGACATTCATCTCTCTTTATATCAATATAAGCAGTTGAAAATCATAATTGAGCAAGTTTGCATGATATTTTTTTGGAACATATGACCTCCTAGTGACTGCAATTGGAATTCTGAGTCTCGAAGTTATAGATCATAGGCTTTGGTTCTTTTCagttatatttttctattgtGGACTTGTTGACCCAGGTAGCCATGTTTACAGTCCATATTGATTTTGAACACCAATAATAatctatgtttttttttgcagaTATCTGCACTGTGGGATTTCTTTTGCTTCAATGTCAGTGGAACCACAGCAGAGCAAAGTCGTGGTGCTCTTTCTGTCCTTTGCATGGCTGCAAAATCATCCCCGAGCATTCTCAGCTCTCATGTACAAGACATCATAGACATAGGATTCGGGCGTTGGGCAAAAGTTGAACCTTTGCTCTCGAGAACAGCATGTGTTGCACTTGAGAGATTGTCAGAAGAGGATAGGAAAAAGCTTCTGCTGACTAATGGTAGGAGGGTTTTTGGTCTTCTAGAGAGCCTCGTTACTGGCTTCTGGCTTTCAGAAAATGCATGGTATGCTGCTGCTGATAAAGCTATACCTGCCATTTATATACTTCATCCAACTCCAGAAACTATAGCGGTTGATCTGGTAAAGAAGTCCCTGAGTTCTGTCTGTGACTTCACCGGAGGAGATGAGCTGCAGCATGACATTGAGAATGGCAGTATGAACAACCTTGGAACAGTTGAAGTAGCAAAACTTAGTAGATTCTTATTTGTTGTCAGTCATGTTGCCATGAACCATTTGGTATATATCGAGTCATGTATTCGGAAAATCCGGAAACAAAGAGCCAAGACACAAAGAGAGGAAGCTGATAATCAAAAAGCGAATTCACTGGATGCACCAAAGGTAAGATTGCCTTCTCGAAAGATAGATTGCTCTTTTGCCTGAATGTCTTATTCTGATtgtctcttttcttttccaggAAAATGGTATAAATGCTGAACTTGGTCTTGCAGCTTCTGaagatgcattgctagattcACTTGCGGAAAGAGCTGAAGCAGAAATTGTTTCTGGCAGTTCCCCAGAGAAGAACTTAATTGGAAGCTGTGGATCCTTCCTATCAAAGCTATGTAGAAACTTTACCTTGATGCAGAAGGTGATTTTGTGAATCCTTTTCCTTTATCCATGAACGGTGGAGTCCTCGGATTAAAAGACATCCTTGGACCTCATTAATTCACGATAAAATGATTTCTTTGTTTCCATTGTTCATTGGCTCATGGAAATAAGATGTTTGCAGTATGTTTACTATTCATATGTGAATCCTTTCCCtgttgaaatttaaaataatagatTTTGATCTGCTAACTTTAAATAGATGCATAAATCCATGTATAATCGGTAAACTGATTTAATATATTGTATTTTCAGCATCCAGAATTACAGGCATCTGCAATGCTTGCACTGTGCAGGTTCATGATCATAGATGCAAGATTTTGGTaggcctctctctctctctcacataacTGTGTAGACTAATGCAATACTTTTATGCCTAACCTTACTGTTGGAATCTCAGTGATGCTAATCTCCAGCTTCTGTTCACTGTTGTGGAAAATGCACCTTCTGAAGTTGTTCGTTCAAATTGCACCATTGCTCTTGGGGATTTGGCAGTGCGATTTCCTAATTTACTAGAACCATGGACCGAAAATATGTATGCTCGGTTACGAGATTCTTCAGTTTCTGTCAGGAAGAATGCTGTGTTGGTGCTTTCACATCTCATATTAAATGATATGATGAAGGTAGAGAGGCTAACTAAtacctttttccctttttccatATTAACAATTGTTAGGGGTCTAAATATGCTATTGCTTGTCTAGGTGAAAGGTTATATAAACGAAATGGCTATCCGATTAGAGGATGGAGATGAAAGGATCTCCAATCTGGCCAAGCTTTTCTTCAATGAGTTATCTAAAAAAGGTCAGTCATAGTCTCCACCGAAGAATCTTCGTTTCCTAAGTGATTAATCATTTAGGTGTTATTCTATCTGGTTGGTTACTGAGCTATCTCTTAACATGCCTGCAGGAAGCAACCCGATATATAATTTACTTCCAGATATACTAGGCAGATTATCTGGTCAGAATTTGGAGAGAGAGTCTTTCTGCAACATTATGCAGTTTTTGATTGGTTCCATTAAGAAGGTTTGATTATGCTTCAATTACTTAACATTGTATTCACTCTCATCTGCcattgataatatattttctcaaACAATCAGGACAAGCAAATGGAAGCTCTTGTTGAGAAGCTTTGCCATAGGTTTGGTGGAGTAACAGGTGCatgttcagtaatttttttttcccctctttgTTTCAGCTTTTATTCAACTGTTGGCCCTCGTTATACAGCAAGATATCTGTCAGGACGTTTGCCTCTTCCTCTGTTTTACATTGTCATAATTTGAAGCTAATTATTTATTCCCAAAAGTAGTGAATTCTCCGATAAGAGTTTTCTTCCTGCAGATGTCAGACAATGGGAATTTATTGCTTATTGTCTCTCTCAATTGACCTTCACTGAGAAGGGCATGAAGAAGCTCATCGAGTTATTTAAGACTTATGAACATGTGCTCTGTGAGGATTGCGTCATGGATCATTTTAAAAGCATACTAAGCAAGGTATTGTGGCAGCGTATTCTGATTACTTTCTATGACATTTTTACTTCAATTCCTTATTATAATTATCTTTTTGTTTTGCCTTTGTGACATTGTCTTTGATCTGAGTGAACCAGGGCAagaagttcgccaagccaGAACTAAAGGCATGCCTTGAGGAATTTGAAGAGAAGCTTAATAAGATCCACATGGAAAAGAAGGAACAAGAAGTTACTGCAAGAAATGCTCAGGCACATCAGCAGAAGATTGATAGCTTAAAAATTTCTGCATCTACCCGTGATTTGAATGAAGAATCTGTAGAAGCAGATCTAAGTGAAGGTTTGTACATTCATGGATGATATTTGTTTTCTTAAATGTGTCGAATTGTGTTAAAACATGAGTGCTGTCAATGGCTGTCATTAGATGATCGTTCATTATAGTTTAGAATGTAATCCTCATTGATCTTTAGTAACTAGTTTCATTTTGTATATGTTGATTAACATAGATGGGGAGGTGATCAATTCAACAACTGAAGAAACAACCCCTTCTGCAAGTGGCTCTCCGAGTTTTAAAACTGAGCCAGAAGAGTATTCTCATGCATCCAGTGAGTTGGTAGAATCAGAATCAGATGACATGGAAGTTGAATCGGTGAAATCCAGAAGAGGTACTGTGATCTTCCCAGCAGTTTATTTGTTCTGTGCTTATCTCCTCCATTAAATAGTAGTCTACGTTGTACAGGAGCCTCGAATTACAGAGCAAAGAATGCTAGTGCGAGAGGTCGGATTACCTCCTCGAGAAAGAACCGCAGGTCAAGCTGAAGGCAGATTTCTCCTCACCTCAT
This genomic window contains:
- the LOC116193640 gene encoding condensin complex subunit 1 translates to MAPQFVFPANLQALEQECEDGRLYAQNVVDVASLRSAELEEFVKGVSFDLSDKELFCVEEQDVFDSVYSLVRAFPGLSPSFKFSILECLRSNLSVLLPSVDSLSRQDDDEAVLGNRTSSYRNAFKIYTFFLISIVLAEEVGISSSNNSKVTATTRKKKHVNSWNWESLRGRVLNLIANSLEINLALLFGSSNPDENYLSFVVKNTFSMFENAALLKDSETKDALCRIIGTSATKYHYIEQSCASVLHLIHKYDFVVIHMADAIAWAEKKYADGSLASSLIREVGRTNPKDYVKDTAGAENVGRFLVELADKMPKLMSTNVGILVPHFGGESYKMRNALIGVLGKLIVKAFKDVEGEVSSKCVRLRAKQAMLEILLERCRDVSAYTRSRVLQVWAELCEVHSVSIGLWNEVAAVAAGRLEDKSAIVRKSALNLLIMMLQHNPFGPQLRIAPFEATLEQYKKKLAEQEENAPIKSEEDDLPTNSDSCNADGEIDNANADNPSQDLDSLPDSYLSQEAVTHKENTLPDVGNLEQTKALVASLEAGLRFSKCVTSTMPTLVQLMASSSATDVENTILLLMRCRQFQIDGSEDCLRKMLPLVFSQDKSIYEAVENAFVTIYIRKSPAETAKNLLNLAIDSNIGDLAALEFIVGALVSKGDISNSTISALWDFFCFNVSGTTAEQSRGALSVLCMAAKSSPSILSSHVQDIIDIGFGRWAKVEPLLSRTACVALERLSEEDRKKLLLTNGRRVFGLLESLVTGFWLSENAWYAAADKAIPAIYILHPTPETIAVDLVKKSLSSVCDFTGGDELQHDIENGSMNNLGTVEVAKLSRFLFVVSHVAMNHLVYIESCIRKIRKQRAKTQREEADNQKANSLDAPKENGINAELGLAASEDALLDSLAERAEAEIVSGSSPEKNLIGSCGSFLSKLCRNFTLMQKHPELQASAMLALCRFMIIDARFCDANLQLLFTVVENAPSEVVRSNCTIALGDLAVRFPNLLEPWTENMYARLRDSSVSVRKNAVLVLSHLILNDMMKVKGYINEMAIRLEDGDERISNLAKLFFNELSKKGSNPIYNLLPDILGRLSGQNLERESFCNIMQFLIGSIKKDKQMEALVEKLCHRFGGVTDVRQWEFIAYCLSQLTFTEKGMKKLIELFKTYEHVLCEDCVMDHFKSILSKGKKFAKPELKACLEEFEEKLNKIHMEKKEQEVTARNAQAHQQKIDSLKISASTRDLNEESVEADLSEDGEVINSTTEETTPSASGSPSFKTEPEEYSHASSELVESESDDMEVESVKSRRGASNYRAKNASARGRITSSRKNRRSS